A window from Populus trichocarpa isolate Nisqually-1 chromosome 3, P.trichocarpa_v4.1, whole genome shotgun sequence encodes these proteins:
- the LOC7480506 gene encoding 60S ribosomal protein L18a-like protein encodes MNHIEDEYVPIRDAEDAQLGMFDKPLPCFGCGIGWFSLLLGFVFPLMWYFSAILYFGKYYNKDPRERSGLAACAIAAITFTVAAVITLLVYLL; translated from the exons ATGAACCATATAGAAGATGAGTATGTTCCCATTAGAGATGCGGAGGATGCCCAACTGGGAATGTTTGACAAACCCCTTCCTTGCTTTGGCTGTGGAATTGGATGGTTTTC CCTTTTGCTTGGATTTGTGTTCCCACTGATGTGGTACTTCTCAGCAATTCTCTACTTTGGGAAGTACTATAACAAGGATCCAAGGGAGCGATCTGGCCTTGCTGCGTGTGCAATAGCT GCTATAACGTTCACAGTAGCTGCGGTGATCACTTTGCTCGTTTATTTGTTGTGA